From a single Methylosinus sp. H3A genomic region:
- a CDS encoding RNase A-like domain-containing protein yields MSDVGGLVTQVGDFIDLRDEEANGGHAISEHVGKSDEYLLRRVQSKRFEWGPFSTTPRVGSFPSLEAAQKLVNSAIVQQQDTVELVARGVLGVTEPKRVNAEFNSPTGKEAFVASARGQPDIRDTWWVAVVLWHDVTSPRGFRVQSAFPFNR; encoded by the coding sequence GTGAGTGATGTGGGCGGGCTCGTCACGCAGGTCGGCGATTTTATCGATCTGCGGGATGAGGAGGCGAATGGCGGACACGCCATCAGTGAGCATGTCGGCAAGAGCGATGAATATCTGCTGCGGCGCGTTCAAAGCAAGCGCTTCGAGTGGGGGCCATTCAGCACGACGCCGCGTGTCGGGTCGTTTCCTTCGTTGGAAGCGGCGCAGAAGCTGGTCAATTCGGCGATCGTCCAACAACAAGACACCGTCGAACTTGTCGCACGCGGCGTTCTCGGCGTCACTGAGCCCAAGCGCGTCAATGCCGAATTCAATTCACCGACGGGCAAGGAAGCCTTTGTCGCGAGCGCTCGAGGACAGCCTGATATTCGTGATACATGGTGGGTTGCCGTGGTCTTGTGGCATGATGTAACTTCGCCGCGCGGCTTCAGGGTTCAATCCGCCTTTCCCTTCAACAGATAG